AGCTATATCATTTTGAACTTTCACACATTTTATCTGGGCCTCTGCAACGTGTTCTGGAGGATTTTGGCCAAACATGTAGGTGCAAGTTTTATCGGTGTGATACCCATCCACGCCGGAACCAATATCCAGGTAAACCAGATCCCCTTTTTTTAATTTCCTCTGACGACTTCCAAATAATGGTACTGCAGGGCCCAAGCCATAATTACCACTGGCTCCATCAAAATATGATGGATAAATTGAACTTTCACCAAAACAGACATGTCCTAAAACCATTTCTGTTTCAAACATACCAAAACGGGCCACTCCATGATGGCCCTCTTTAATCATAATGGAATAAAGTTTGGTGGCTAAATCTGCTTCGCTCATACCTTCTTTTAAAATTTCAGGTACCATATTTTCCAGAACATTTTCATGAATTTTTCCAGATTTTCGCATTAAAGAGAGTTCATAATCACTTTTAATGGCCCGGACTGCCAAAACCTCTTTATCTAATGATTCAATATTTTTAAAGGGGAAATGCTTTTGAAATCTTTGATACATGGCCAGAGGCACTACTTCGGTTTCCAGATAAACTGTTTCTGGAATTTGATCCGGAGCTGCTTCCCGGTAACTTCTCATAGGTTGAATATTATCAAATAATGATTCATCAAGGGCCCTTTCATAGCTGCGCCTTACCCAATAGGTGGCCTTATCGTCGCGAGGGATAATTAATATCCCGTCCTGCATGGTGCCGGTGAAATAATACTGGTTGATTTTGCTGAAAATTACACCGATTTCCCAAGAGGGATTTGATAAATTCATGTGATTTTTAAACCGTTTCATACGATTTTTTAATTCTGTGGAAGGAACTTTTTCCATGTTAAGAACTCCTTATTTGAATAAATTTCAATTGATAATCATTGGTTGTTATTTAATTATATTAAATTTTTAATGATTAAAAAAGTTTAGGAATTAATTAAGTTTATTAAAATAGAAATAAATACTTAATTAGTGATTTCTATGAAAAAAGTGAGTGATTTTGAAGGTTTAAATGGTAACATAGTAGCATTTAAGGAACAAGTATCTGATGCAGAAAAAATAACTTTTATTGGGGCTCCAGGTGTTTGCACACCATTTGCAGAGCTTTTTGCTTATGCTGTCCGGGATAAAAAGTCCTGTTTTATTACCTTGACTGATATTGAAAGTGCCAGGTCTTTTAAACTTACTTCACAGGGAATGCAATTATCCGAAGCTGCAGATCCACAGGCCGATGTAGTGGCCTTACTTGGTGGATTGTCCATGCCCAAAGCTAATGTTAATGTCGATGAATTAAATGAAATGATTGGTAAAATTCTTAATGAAAATGGTAAAATCATTGGATTAAGTTACATGGACATGTTTGTAGAGGCTGGATGGGAAAATAAAGTTAATTTTGACTGTATAATAAATGGAACCCTAATAGGGTCGATTAATAGTTACAAATAACTTATATAAAAAAGAATTATTCTTTTAAACTAAAAACAAAAAAATTAAGC
This is a stretch of genomic DNA from Methanobacteriales archaeon HGW-Methanobacteriales-1. It encodes these proteins:
- a CDS encoding peptidase M24; the encoded protein is MEKVPSTELKNRMKRFKNHMNLSNPSWEIGVIFSKINQYYFTGTMQDGILIIPRDDKATYWVRRSYERALDESLFDNIQPMRSYREAAPDQIPETVYLETEVVPLAMYQRFQKHFPFKNIESLDKEVLAVRAIKSDYELSLMRKSGKIHENVLENMVPEILKEGMSEADLATKLYSIMIKEGHHGVARFGMFETEMVLGHVCFGESSIYPSYFDGASGNYGLGPAVPLFGSRQRKLKKGDLVYLDIGSGVDGYHTDKTCTYMFGQNPPEHVAEAQIKCVKVQNDIADMLSPGAVPSEIYRNIINNLESKFLKNFMGFGNRTVKFLGHGIGLQVDELPVIAEGFNDPIQKGMVFALEPKKGIKDIGMVGIENTFIVGKKGAECITGKSEGLIRIK
- a CDS encoding DUF2124 domain-containing protein; the encoded protein is MKKVSDFEGLNGNIVAFKEQVSDAEKITFIGAPGVCTPFAELFAYAVRDKKSCFITLTDIESARSFKLTSQGMQLSEAADPQADVVALLGGLSMPKANVNVDELNEMIGKILNENGKIIGLSYMDMFVEAGWENKVNFDCIINGTLIGSINSYK